A genomic stretch from Erwinia sp. E_sp_B01_1 includes:
- the tssE gene encoding type VI secretion system baseplate subunit TssE, which translates to MNNNTPRSSLYETLFGNFSGGLDLHQVSEENQAILSVLDNMQRILNCRAGTLAHLPDYGLPDMTTIIQGLPGTGHTLIETLAAVLLKYEPRLKSIQVVLLDQTIPGELRYAIDAELKGMGLVRYGTEFMPEGKILIRHLKQQQYLEALAAI; encoded by the coding sequence ATGAATAATAATACGCCGCGCTCGTCGCTGTACGAAACCCTGTTTGGCAACTTTAGCGGCGGTCTGGACCTGCATCAGGTCAGTGAAGAAAATCAGGCCATCCTTTCGGTGCTGGATAATATGCAGCGTATTCTTAACTGCCGTGCGGGCACGCTCGCACACTTGCCGGACTATGGTCTGCCTGATATGACGACGATTATTCAGGGGTTACCCGGTACCGGGCACACTCTGATTGAAACCCTCGCGGCCGTGCTGCTGAAGTACGAACCCCGTCTGAAAAGTATTCAGGTAGTACTGCTTGATCAGACGATACCTGGCGAACTGCGCTACGCCATCGACGCAGAACTCAAGGGTATGGGTCTGGTCCGCTACGGTACCGAGTTTATGCCGGAAGGGAAAATCCTTATCCGGCACCTCAAACAGCAGCAGTACCTTGAGGCGCTGGCGGCAATATAA
- a CDS encoding PAAR domain-containing protein, translating into MSKGFVLLGDKTTHGGQVLSASSTMIVNGKKVALIGDKVSCPKEGHGVNAIIEGSPEWSSDGKVIAVDGCRCECGCQLISSAPDCVIG; encoded by the coding sequence ATGTCTAAAGGATTCGTATTGCTCGGTGATAAAACTACACATGGGGGACAGGTGCTTTCTGCATCCTCGACCATGATTGTTAATGGCAAAAAGGTTGCTCTGATCGGAGATAAAGTTAGCTGTCCGAAAGAAGGTCATGGTGTTAATGCCATTATTGAAGGTTCGCCTGAATGGTCCTCAGACGGTAAAGTGATTGCTGTGGATGGTTGCCGCTGTGAATGTGGTTGTCAGCTGATATCCAGCGCACCGGATTGTGTAATAGGATAA
- the tssF gene encoding type VI secretion system baseplate subunit TssF, whose amino-acid sequence MDDLTLRHYEAELRYLREAAKEFAQTHPDRAAMLDLDKAGTPDPYVERLFEGFAFSMGRLREKIDDDLPELTEGLVSMLWPHYLQTIPSLSVVAFTPGLHAVKMAERVPAGLEVWSRPVGPKHTVCRYRTTRDMMLNPLNISGITMTTEPDGRSLLRMRFACSSQADWSQADLSRLSLYLGADAPVSSQLHLMLTKRQAALSMRLPGQTDRIRLDGHFSPGGFRDEDSLWPKGGTAFSGYQLLLEYFTFREKFMFVHLNGLEGITPPAGAEYFDIEVVFSSVWPSDLPVTNGDIRLHCVPVINLFTLEADPLTISGLESEYLLRPKRLQDGHTEIYAVDSVTGSNRTHDAEYVPFSSFRHKGGMMRRQAPPRYYHTRVKRGVTGLYDTWLILGGHQWEDDRLIEREAVSLQITGTNGQLPRRALQSTLLDRCEQVVQTGLSVKNLCKPTLPVYPPAEDRFHWRVLGHLGTRFLNMMDNAEVLRNTLALYNWLEDELNTRRLEAILQVEHHRLHRFEQGFLLQGLDIEVTLDSNGFTGEGDIHLFGEMLNRFFALYADMNQFNQLTFIVQPEGKCIRWKENHSPRLPG is encoded by the coding sequence ATGGACGATTTAACCCTGCGCCATTACGAGGCGGAATTACGCTACCTCCGTGAAGCCGCAAAAGAGTTTGCCCAGACCCACCCTGACCGGGCGGCGATGCTCGATCTGGATAAAGCCGGGACACCTGACCCGTATGTGGAACGCCTGTTCGAAGGGTTTGCCTTCTCGATGGGACGCCTGCGTGAAAAAATTGACGACGACCTGCCGGAGCTGACTGAAGGGCTGGTCAGTATGCTCTGGCCACATTATCTGCAGACCATTCCGTCACTCTCCGTCGTCGCCTTCACCCCGGGGCTGCATGCGGTGAAAATGGCCGAGCGGGTACCCGCAGGCCTTGAGGTCTGGTCCCGTCCGGTGGGACCGAAACATACCGTCTGCCGCTACCGTACCACCCGGGATATGATGCTTAACCCGCTGAATATTTCCGGTATCACCATGACCACCGAGCCAGATGGCCGCTCGTTATTGCGCATGCGTTTTGCCTGCAGCAGCCAGGCGGACTGGTCACAGGCCGACCTCAGTCGCCTGAGCCTCTACCTGGGGGCCGATGCTCCGGTCAGCAGCCAGTTGCACCTGATGCTGACGAAGCGTCAGGCTGCCCTGTCTATGCGCCTGCCCGGGCAGACCGACCGCATCCGGCTGGACGGGCATTTTTCGCCGGGTGGATTTCGTGACGAAGACAGCCTGTGGCCCAAAGGGGGCACCGCGTTCAGTGGCTACCAGCTGTTGCTGGAATACTTCACCTTCCGCGAAAAGTTTATGTTTGTTCACCTCAACGGCCTTGAGGGCATTACACCGCCGGCAGGGGCTGAGTATTTTGATATTGAAGTGGTATTCAGCAGCGTCTGGCCATCCGACCTGCCGGTGACGAATGGCGACATTCGCCTCCACTGTGTGCCGGTGATAAACCTGTTTACCCTGGAGGCCGACCCGCTCACCATTTCAGGTCTTGAAAGTGAATACCTGTTACGCCCCAAACGTCTGCAGGACGGTCATACTGAGATTTATGCTGTGGATTCGGTAACCGGTTCAAACCGCACTCATGATGCAGAGTACGTGCCGTTCAGCAGCTTCCGTCACAAGGGCGGGATGATGCGCCGCCAGGCACCACCGCGTTACTACCACACTCGCGTGAAACGGGGCGTCACCGGGCTGTATGACACCTGGCTTATTCTCGGGGGGCATCAGTGGGAAGACGATCGGCTCATCGAACGTGAAGCGGTATCGCTGCAAATTACCGGTACTAACGGTCAGCTACCGCGCCGGGCGCTCCAGAGTACGCTGCTTGACCGCTGCGAACAGGTGGTACAGACCGGGCTGTCGGTGAAAAACCTCTGCAAACCCACGCTGCCGGTGTACCCGCCTGCGGAAGACCGGTTTCACTGGCGTGTACTGGGCCATCTGGGGACCCGTTTTCTGAACATGATGGACAACGCTGAAGTGCTGCGTAACACCCTGGCTCTCTACAACTGGCTGGAGGACGAACTCAATACCCGCCGTCTGGAGGCCATCTTGCAGGTGGAGCACCATCGTCTTCACCGTTTTGAGCAGGGATTTCTGCTGCAGGGGCTCGATATTGAGGTCACTCTCGACAGTAACGGATTCACGGGCGAGGGCGATATCCATCTGTTCGGTGAGATGCTGAACCGCTTCTTTGCCCTGTATGCCGACATGAACCAGTTTAACCAGCTCACGTTTATCGTTCAGCCAGAAGGAAAATGCATCCGGTGGAAAGAGAATCACAGTCCGCGCCTGCCAGGTTGA
- a CDS encoding ImcF-related family protein: MTTGNLSWRGRWGRLGFSALIAGGIAWLIWHFGDQIGLHTTLTKSLAFAGALFLLLMFRHGKTISLAIRQGWHRFQSRRTNVLPADEGRVKQTAPRNVTVTSIREAMRNLYGRRWGRNVRILLVTGTVAEVEQLTPGLTGQFWQEDQGTLLLWGGDLNSTTDNAWLTALRKLRRRPVDGMVWVTSAFDQLSAPGLSEPLPVPSSSTMDALAHAISGRMSSLGWKLPLYVWSLHLRAGKPEARAVRATGCLLPAKCRAEQLTEQLAALTPSLITQGVLQTCDDIKHNFLLALADQLIREPQSVAEPLSVMLNPYRPLPLAGVVFSQPSAGTERSVQHHWGMDRRWEVLPDSVRSLPAALRPHKPGLPWGKMFASVAALLMVAWAVWMGVAYVTNRSQIDSANAQARLATRQNQPLAARLHALSELQKTLARLQYRSEHGVPWYERAGLSQNNALLVALWPRYQDSALPLLRDAAAGHLQRQLNTFNALPPGSPLREQMAKATYGQLKLYLMLARPGHMDAAWFSTALIKDWSKRDGIKDAEWQGIAPSLLDFYAASLTTHPQWCLPDDENMVSQSRSLLVRLMGMRNSESTLYQKMLSQVAHLYVDMRLEDMTGDTDASRLFTTTEIVPGMFTRQAWEQSIQPAIEKVVKERRDELDWVLTDSKRQTQPQDDTSPEALKKRLTERYFADFGGAWLEFLNSLRWNRAATLSDSIDQLTLMADVRQSPLVALMNTLNVQGRTGQTGEAISDSLVKSAKNLLGGDNKDAIDQSAGVHGPLDATFGPVLALMHINRTGTQAQSLQSYLTRVTQVRLRLQQVTNAADPQAMTQTIAQTVFQGKAVDLTETRDYGSLMAAGLGQEWSGFGRTVFVQPMEQAWQQVLTPAAESFNTQWQQAVVAEWNSAFGGRYPFNNSNSDVSLPLLAKYLNADSGRISQFLQTRLKGVLHKEGNHWVPDSINSQGLVFNPAFLNAINSLSLISDVAFTEGNAGISFELRPGTADGVMQTDMIIDSQKLTYVNQLPAWKRFTWPADTEAPGANLSWISTQAGTRQYADIPGSWGLIRLLDKATVKAYPGVGSSYSLSWKAQDGRALNYTLRTEAGEGPLVLLKLRNFRLPETIFSTSVASSDLTSADNADTAEVY, from the coding sequence ATGACAACAGGTAATTTGTCATGGCGTGGAAGGTGGGGGCGGCTGGGGTTCTCTGCCCTCATAGCAGGGGGGATTGCCTGGTTAATCTGGCATTTTGGCGATCAGATTGGGCTGCACACTACGCTCACGAAAAGCCTGGCGTTTGCCGGTGCTTTATTCCTGTTACTGATGTTTCGTCATGGCAAAACAATTAGCCTTGCCATCAGGCAGGGCTGGCATCGTTTCCAGTCCAGGAGAACGAATGTCCTGCCTGCCGATGAAGGCCGCGTCAAACAGACCGCCCCCCGCAATGTCACCGTCACCTCTATTCGTGAAGCGATGCGTAATCTGTACGGTCGCCGCTGGGGCCGCAATGTCCGTATCCTGCTGGTCACCGGGACGGTTGCGGAGGTTGAACAACTGACCCCTGGCCTGACCGGGCAGTTCTGGCAGGAAGACCAGGGAACGTTGTTGTTGTGGGGCGGCGACCTTAATTCGACCACAGACAATGCCTGGCTAACGGCGCTGCGCAAACTGCGCCGCCGTCCCGTGGACGGTATGGTTTGGGTGACCTCAGCCTTCGACCAGCTTTCTGCTCCGGGTTTGTCTGAGCCGCTGCCTGTTCCATCTTCCAGCACAATGGACGCACTCGCGCATGCCATCAGCGGCCGTATGTCGTCGCTGGGCTGGAAACTGCCACTCTACGTCTGGTCCCTGCACCTTCGTGCCGGTAAACCGGAAGCTCGCGCTGTCCGGGCAACAGGCTGTCTGCTGCCGGCAAAATGCCGTGCTGAACAGCTGACAGAACAGCTGGCAGCCCTGACGCCTTCGCTGATCACACAGGGGGTACTGCAAACCTGTGATGACATAAAACACAATTTTCTGCTGGCCCTGGCTGACCAGCTTATCCGTGAGCCGCAAAGCGTGGCAGAGCCGCTGTCGGTGATGCTCAATCCCTACCGCCCGCTGCCGCTGGCGGGCGTGGTGTTCAGCCAGCCATCGGCGGGTACGGAGCGCAGCGTTCAGCATCACTGGGGCATGGACCGGCGCTGGGAGGTGTTACCCGATTCTGTACGCTCCCTGCCTGCGGCACTGCGCCCGCATAAACCGGGCCTTCCGTGGGGCAAAATGTTCGCCTCCGTTGCCGCACTGCTGATGGTGGCGTGGGCGGTCTGGATGGGAGTGGCGTATGTCACTAACCGCAGCCAGATTGACAGTGCCAATGCGCAGGCCCGACTTGCCACCCGGCAAAACCAGCCACTGGCTGCACGCCTGCATGCGTTGTCAGAACTGCAGAAAACCCTGGCCCGTCTGCAGTACCGCTCTGAACATGGTGTGCCGTGGTATGAGCGCGCCGGGCTGAGCCAGAATAACGCCCTGCTGGTGGCTCTCTGGCCTCGTTACCAGGACAGTGCATTGCCTCTGCTGCGTGATGCGGCAGCCGGTCATTTACAGCGCCAACTGAATACCTTTAATGCCCTGCCGCCGGGTAGCCCGCTGCGTGAACAGATGGCCAAAGCCACCTATGGCCAGCTGAAGCTCTACCTGATGCTGGCCCGTCCCGGGCATATGGACGCGGCCTGGTTCAGTACCGCACTGATAAAGGACTGGTCGAAACGTGACGGGATTAAAGACGCTGAGTGGCAGGGTATAGCCCCGTCACTGCTTGATTTTTATGCCGCCAGCCTGACCACTCATCCGCAGTGGTGTCTGCCAGACGATGAGAATATGGTCAGCCAGTCCCGCTCACTGCTGGTCCGACTGATGGGGATGCGCAACAGTGAATCCACTCTGTACCAGAAGATGCTCTCTCAGGTGGCCCATCTGTATGTCGATATGCGCCTGGAAGACATGACCGGGGATACCGATGCTTCCCGCCTGTTCACCACCACCGAAATCGTGCCGGGGATGTTCACCCGCCAGGCCTGGGAACAGTCGATACAGCCCGCGATTGAGAAAGTGGTGAAAGAGCGTCGCGATGAGCTCGACTGGGTGCTGACGGACAGCAAGCGTCAGACGCAGCCACAGGATGACACCTCACCGGAAGCGCTGAAAAAGCGGCTGACGGAGCGTTACTTCGCTGACTTTGGTGGGGCGTGGCTGGAATTTCTCAACAGTCTGCGCTGGAATCGTGCAGCTACCCTGTCCGATTCCATTGACCAGTTGACCTTGATGGCCGATGTGCGCCAGTCGCCCCTGGTGGCGCTGATGAATACGCTTAACGTGCAGGGGCGTACCGGCCAGACTGGCGAGGCAATCTCTGACTCTCTGGTGAAATCGGCGAAAAATCTGCTCGGTGGTGACAACAAAGATGCCATTGACCAGAGTGCCGGCGTTCACGGTCCGCTGGATGCGACCTTTGGTCCGGTGCTGGCACTGATGCACATAAACCGTACCGGGACACAGGCCCAGAGCCTGCAGTCATATCTGACCCGGGTGACCCAGGTCCGTCTGCGTCTGCAGCAGGTGACCAACGCCGCCGACCCGCAGGCGATGACCCAGACCATCGCCCAGACGGTATTCCAGGGCAAAGCCGTGGACCTGACAGAAACCCGCGATTACGGCAGCCTGATGGCCGCCGGCCTTGGTCAGGAGTGGAGTGGTTTTGGCCGGACGGTGTTTGTTCAGCCGATGGAACAGGCCTGGCAACAGGTGCTGACACCGGCAGCCGAGAGCTTCAATACCCAGTGGCAACAGGCCGTGGTTGCTGAGTGGAACTCCGCCTTTGGCGGTCGTTATCCGTTTAACAACTCCAACAGTGATGTGTCCCTGCCGTTGCTTGCCAAATACCTTAATGCCGATTCCGGGCGTATTTCGCAGTTCCTGCAGACCCGCCTGAAAGGGGTTCTGCACAAGGAAGGCAATCACTGGGTGCCGGACAGCATTAACTCACAGGGACTGGTTTTTAACCCGGCGTTCCTCAATGCCATCAATAGTCTGAGCCTCATTTCGGATGTGGCCTTTACCGAAGGCAATGCGGGCATCAGCTTCGAGCTGCGTCCGGGTACCGCCGACGGCGTGATGCAGACCGACATGATTATCGATAGCCAGAAGCTGACCTACGTCAACCAGCTACCGGCATGGAAACGCTTCACCTGGCCTGCCGATACCGAAGCCCCGGGTGCGAACCTGAGCTGGATAAGCACCCAGGCCGGCACCCGTCAGTATGCGGATATTCCGGGTAGCTGGGGTCTGATACGCCTGCTCGATAAAGCTACGGTGAAAGCCTATCCGGGCGTGGGCAGCAGCTACAGCCTGAGCTGGAAGGCACAGGATGGTCGTGCACTGAACTATACCCTGCGTACCGAAGCGGGAGAGGGGCCTCTTGTGCTGCTGAAGCTGCGTAATTTCCGGCTACCGGAAACCATCTTCAGTACCAGCGTTGCGTCTTCTGACCTGACCTCAGCCGACAATGCAGACACTGCGGAGGTGTATTGA
- the tssJ gene encoding type VI secretion system lipoprotein TssJ — MNMATTATKTSLATLAVVIPMLLGGCGLIQSVADGTKSVTKSIFYKQVKTLHLDIRAREAINKNAGGVALSTVVRVCQLKDRKTFDSTDYPSLFANDSQAIKADLLAEKDFRLQPGGAVTVDMPMDENAQYVAVTGMFMSPDQVNNTWRVVLSRDDLDPDKARVIEAANNRLTLKALKDE, encoded by the coding sequence ATGAACATGGCGACTACCGCGACTAAAACCTCACTGGCCACGCTGGCCGTGGTTATCCCGATGCTGCTGGGTGGCTGCGGGCTGATCCAGAGCGTTGCAGATGGCACAAAGTCTGTGACCAAATCGATTTTTTACAAGCAGGTGAAGACCCTGCATCTGGATATTCGGGCCCGTGAGGCCATCAATAAAAATGCCGGCGGCGTGGCATTGTCCACGGTAGTACGGGTCTGTCAGCTTAAAGACCGTAAGACGTTCGACAGTACGGACTATCCGTCGCTGTTTGCGAATGACAGCCAGGCCATCAAAGCTGACCTGCTGGCAGAGAAAGATTTTCGCCTGCAGCCGGGTGGCGCGGTGACGGTGGACATGCCGATGGACGAAAATGCGCAATATGTGGCGGTGACGGGGATGTTTATGTCACCAGACCAGGTGAACAATACCTGGCGGGTAGTGCTGAGTCGTGACGATTTGGATCCGGATAAGGCACGCGTTATTGAGGCCGCCAATAACCGGCTGACACTGAAGGCGCTGAAAGATGAATAA
- the tssG gene encoding type VI secretion system baseplate subunit TssG: MHPVERESQSAPARLMAQLGDRLPYINFYRFCQLLDQCEPDKPVTGSSWQVRHEPVRFRPHPGMGFPASEIKCLEPPEHPHLPPTVRITFTGLYGVESPLPTHFIDDITQRREGYEATADFLDIFNHRLISQYYLIWRKYNWPGSFEAGGKDNISQYLLGLAGLGIDGCAENIATPASRFLALLPVMLLPGRTAEGLASLVHLLAPSTGAKIWHHDKRRVPLKKPLTISVSQPVTLNNRPVMGNYATEANSQVLMQLTTNDPQDVQGWLPGGELHGDLLALLHVYLGSHLSVRLQLCVERRFLPDATMSSQPRAGAVQLGRTAVMRPLNPASTTTHSKIITISLGRYERVQENIHRRETDEHGDYRD, from the coding sequence ATGCATCCGGTGGAAAGAGAATCACAGTCCGCGCCTGCCAGGTTGATGGCGCAGCTGGGTGACCGGCTACCGTATATCAATTTTTACCGCTTCTGCCAGCTCCTGGATCAGTGTGAGCCTGATAAACCTGTCACAGGCAGCAGCTGGCAGGTTCGTCATGAACCGGTACGCTTCCGACCGCATCCGGGGATGGGCTTTCCAGCTTCAGAAATCAAATGCCTGGAGCCGCCTGAACACCCGCATCTACCGCCCACTGTCCGCATCACCTTTACGGGGCTCTATGGCGTGGAGTCGCCGCTGCCCACGCACTTTATCGATGACATCACCCAGCGCCGGGAAGGGTATGAAGCGACGGCCGATTTTCTGGATATCTTCAACCACCGGCTGATTAGCCAGTATTACCTTATCTGGCGGAAATATAACTGGCCGGGTTCGTTTGAAGCAGGAGGTAAGGACAATATTTCTCAGTACCTGCTGGGGCTGGCAGGGCTCGGTATTGACGGCTGTGCGGAGAATATTGCCACCCCGGCCTCACGTTTTCTGGCACTGCTGCCGGTGATGCTGTTGCCGGGACGCACCGCAGAGGGACTGGCCTCGCTGGTTCATCTGCTGGCCCCCAGTACAGGGGCAAAAATCTGGCACCACGACAAACGTCGTGTCCCGCTCAAAAAGCCTCTGACCATCAGCGTCAGTCAGCCGGTCACCCTGAATAATCGACCGGTGATGGGCAACTATGCCACGGAGGCGAACAGTCAGGTACTGATGCAATTGACCACCAACGATCCGCAGGATGTGCAGGGCTGGCTCCCCGGTGGCGAACTGCACGGCGATTTACTGGCGCTGCTGCATGTGTATCTCGGCTCACATCTGAGCGTGCGTCTGCAGTTGTGTGTGGAGCGTCGTTTTCTTCCCGATGCGACAATGAGCAGCCAGCCCCGGGCAGGGGCCGTGCAACTGGGACGAACCGCCGTGATGCGACCGCTGAACCCGGCCAGCACCACGACACACTCCAAAATTATTACCATCAGTCTGGGCCGCTATGAGCGGGTTCAGGAAAATATTCATCGTAGGGAGACGGATGAACATGGCGACTACCGCGACTAA
- a CDS encoding SUMF1/EgtB/PvdO family nonheme iron enzyme translates to MNKIFIIISTAPFLLIGCDQKISSANEQLAKTLVDESISNMVPVQGGEFLMGDFGPLVGEKLPFSINQDDKKLHKVVLGDFSISKFKVTNANYLVYLNATGKEKPPVNIFVKDYPSLAGGDYSASVTWQQAKDYCQWLGHTSGKNIDLPTEAQWEYAARSRGQYLPFATNNGKFEKGKNIPSDDELDKFTDGFGFPFYPIGKFPPNPLGLYDMGLSGSEWTNDWYSADYYEHSSEKDPQGPETGTKKVLRGAVGSNPQYSLTMFRQSKLPIPKINANDDYEKYGVGPQYVFRCVMNK, encoded by the coding sequence ATGAATAAAATATTTATTATTATCTCCACCGCTCCATTCTTACTGATAGGTTGTGACCAGAAAATTTCATCCGCGAATGAACAGCTTGCAAAAACTCTTGTTGATGAGTCCATATCAAATATGGTTCCTGTGCAAGGTGGGGAATTCTTAATGGGGGATTTTGGCCCATTGGTAGGTGAGAAACTTCCATTTAGCATTAACCAAGATGATAAAAAATTACATAAGGTTGTTTTAGGTGACTTTTCAATTTCAAAATTCAAGGTCACGAATGCTAATTATCTTGTCTATTTGAATGCGACTGGGAAAGAAAAACCACCAGTTAACATTTTTGTTAAGGATTATCCCTCTTTAGCTGGAGGTGATTATTCTGCCAGTGTCACTTGGCAACAGGCCAAAGATTATTGCCAATGGTTAGGCCATACGTCAGGTAAGAATATTGATTTACCTACGGAAGCTCAATGGGAGTATGCCGCGAGATCTCGAGGCCAATATCTGCCGTTTGCAACCAATAATGGTAAGTTTGAGAAAGGTAAAAATATACCAAGCGATGATGAGCTAGATAAGTTTACTGATGGGTTTGGTTTTCCATTTTACCCCATAGGTAAATTTCCACCAAATCCTCTTGGTCTTTATGATATGGGGCTAAGTGGCTCAGAGTGGACTAATGATTGGTATTCGGCTGATTACTATGAACATTCTTCTGAGAAGGATCCGCAAGGACCGGAGACTGGGACAAAAAAAGTGCTGAGAGGAGCTGTTGGAAGTAACCCCCAATATTCATTAACTATGTTCAGACAATCGAAATTACCCATTCCAAAAATCAATGCTAATGATGATTATGAAAAATACGGTGTGGGTCCGCAGTATGTTTTTCGTTGTGTTATGAACAAGTAA
- the tssA gene encoding type VI secretion system protein TssA — MSTLDALLNTCQVERETLSASTRTRVALWDSWLQPVSADAPAGDDPGYDDDFQQMREEVNKLSGADTGLICHLAEKLLTTTAKDIRTVTYYCWAKLHREGEQGLAEGLELLAGLLERFGSQLHPQRDRSRKAALEWLAGSRMTDSLSLYPEVVREDAMRTAGALLLIAGLTENEPDETRPELNALYGALESRLQKAGGVDAVVPQNASTSEIPSTASHNDAPVIGRITSGQDLLTQARILADYLREQPGGWLPAHHLMKSLRHDTLRAIPGPDAQGRTRIEPPRADQRALLKRLYLQQNWTEMRETADSTFSRGANHLWLDLQWYIHQSLVKSGQDALADIIAADLKGLLTRLSGLETLAFSDGTPFADEVTLNWIRQHVLDTANGWGDKTPAAQMAGQDDDILTLEPEAVALADSEGPDVALNWLQSRSDVTTTRQRWLLRLLMGRIAEQYGKNELAVHLFAELGERASSVTLNDWEPELLFEVRARHLKLLRVKAGRSEADKARLSPLMDQLLAGLIGLNPARAAVLCG, encoded by the coding sequence ATGAGTACGCTTGATGCCTTACTCAACACCTGTCAGGTCGAAAGAGAAACGCTCTCTGCTTCCACCCGTACACGCGTAGCGCTTTGGGATAGCTGGTTACAGCCCGTCTCAGCAGACGCGCCGGCAGGTGATGACCCGGGCTATGATGATGACTTCCAGCAGATGCGCGAAGAGGTCAACAAACTCTCCGGAGCAGACACCGGGCTTATCTGCCATCTGGCGGAGAAGTTGCTGACCACTACCGCCAAAGATATCCGTACGGTGACGTACTACTGCTGGGCAAAGTTGCACCGCGAGGGTGAGCAGGGGCTGGCAGAAGGCCTTGAATTGCTGGCTGGTCTGCTTGAACGTTTCGGTTCGCAGCTGCATCCACAGCGTGACCGCAGCCGCAAGGCGGCGCTGGAGTGGCTGGCTGGTTCGCGCATGACCGATTCACTCTCACTGTATCCGGAAGTGGTCAGGGAAGACGCGATGCGTACCGCCGGGGCGCTGCTGCTGATAGCCGGGCTTACCGAAAACGAGCCGGATGAAACCCGTCCAGAGCTGAACGCGCTGTATGGCGCTTTGGAAAGCCGTCTGCAGAAAGCGGGTGGTGTGGATGCAGTCGTTCCGCAGAACGCAAGTACCAGCGAAATACCTTCGACTGCCAGTCACAACGATGCCCCGGTTATCGGACGCATCACCTCCGGTCAGGATTTGCTGACCCAGGCCCGCATTCTGGCCGATTATCTGCGTGAGCAGCCAGGAGGCTGGCTGCCCGCTCATCATTTGATGAAAAGCCTGCGTCACGACACTTTGCGGGCCATCCCGGGCCCGGATGCGCAGGGCCGTACCCGCATCGAACCGCCAAGGGCAGATCAGCGTGCGTTACTCAAACGCCTCTACCTGCAGCAGAACTGGACTGAGATGCGGGAAACGGCAGACAGCACCTTCTCCCGCGGTGCCAATCACCTGTGGCTGGATTTGCAGTGGTACATCCACCAGTCCCTTGTAAAATCCGGGCAGGACGCACTGGCCGACATTATTGCCGCCGACCTGAAAGGACTGCTGACGCGTCTGTCCGGCCTCGAAACCCTGGCGTTCAGCGACGGGACCCCCTTTGCAGATGAAGTAACCCTGAACTGGATCCGACAGCATGTTCTGGACACGGCCAATGGGTGGGGCGATAAAACACCTGCAGCACAAATGGCAGGACAGGATGATGACATTCTCACACTTGAGCCGGAAGCGGTCGCGCTGGCGGATAGCGAAGGCCCGGATGTCGCACTGAACTGGTTACAGAGTCGTTCCGATGTCACGACGACGCGTCAGCGATGGCTGCTGCGTCTGCTGATGGGGCGGATTGCAGAGCAGTACGGAAAAAATGAGCTGGCGGTGCATCTGTTTGCAGAGCTGGGCGAACGGGCCAGCAGCGTTACGCTGAACGACTGGGAGCCGGAACTGTTGTTTGAAGTCAGGGCCCGCCATCTGAAATTGCTCAGAGTCAAAGCCGGGCGCAGCGAGGCTGATAAAGCACGCCTCAGCCCGCTAATGGACCAGCTGCTGGCCGGGCTGATAGGCCTTAACCCGGCCCGTGCTGCCGTGTTGTGCGGCTGA